A stretch of the Rosa rugosa chromosome 5, drRosRugo1.1, whole genome shotgun sequence genome encodes the following:
- the LOC133711759 gene encoding S-protein homolog 6: protein MGLIFRYQALLLALFIPFFVALTTAVVPFKVVTSIDNTLPDGQELNVHCKSGDDDLGAQVIPNGGHYEWSFKVNVWATTLFFCSFNCKDGSGTFDIYRASRDIIRCEDKCNWKAAQDGVHGFNKDNQDDFLYKWEAPQVKP from the coding sequence ATGGGTTTAATATTTCGCTACCAAGCTTTGCTGCTCGCCTTGTTCATTCCTTTCTTTGTGGCGCTTACAACTGCTGTGGTACCCTTCAAAGTCGTGACCTCGATCGACAACACATTACCTGATGGGCAAGAACTCAATGTCCACTGTAAATCCGGGGACGACGATCTAGGCGCTCAGGTCATACCCAATGGAGGTCATTACGAATGGAGCTTCAAAGTTAATGTATGGGCAACAACGCTTTTCTTCTGTTCATTTAATTGCAAAGACGGATCAGGAACATTTGACATCTACAGAGCCAGTCGGGATATCATTAGATGTGAAGACAAGTGCAACTGGAAAGCTGCCCAAGATGGCGTGCATGGCTTCAACAAAGACAATCAGGATGACTTTCTGTACAAGTGGGAGGCACCACAAGTGAAACCATAA